A stretch of DNA from Toxotes jaculatrix isolate fToxJac2 chromosome 15, fToxJac2.pri, whole genome shotgun sequence:
aaataaatagaaacatGGACAAAATGATTGTATGTTGATCGTATTTAGATATTTAAATTCCAGTTTAAGCACAATTAGACAGTGACTTGCTTTTGCTGACCGAAAAAAAGAATGTTGTTTTTGAAAGGTGCATGAATGcaaattatttctatttttttttcctatacaTTAATCAAATGGAATCAAAAGGAGTGTCAATAAAGTACGGGATCGATAAGCAAAATCAATAAGAGAAGCTGTATTGATGAAACACCTGTTGCTGATTCCCAATCGTATTTTACAGAGTTGGAATGTTAAATTTCCCTCAGTATTTGGCAAATATTATTTTATAGGGGATGCCTAGGCCAGAATCAGGCGCATCCTATCAGGGATaaagttgctgctgttgctgagtTTCCTGTGTCTATCACTGCCTGTTGTTTCCCCTgtaacactcacactctgtgctgGCTCCAGCTACTTACCTGTCATAGTATACAATCACCATAACCCCTTCATGTTCCTTTCCCAGTCTTGGAAACATGACACCTGGATGGACgtgaaaattttcactctttttcctTCACAAAACTCTGACGCAGCCAGGAACACTCAGATCAATGTGCaatgttgattttgtttttcatatttatagCTGTAAGTTGCAACACTGGTAAGAAAGCATGGTGAGAGTTAGTGAGTAGTGGCCATAACATAGTCACCTGCCTCCATGCTGCTTCCTACTCTGTTTTTTTGGCTCACTAACCGTGGTGTAAAAAGAATATAGGATATTAGACCATAGCACAATAGGTGTAGCACAGAaagatgtttctctgttttcttttgaaagaTTTATCATTTACTCTGACTACATTCAGCAGtacacagagtcagagagtgaCGTACTGGGCTTTGGCCTTTTGACAAGATGGAAGTTGCCtatgggaggggaggaaggaaagagataaATCAGCTGAATGACAAAGAGTTTGAATCAGAaagctgtcagagctcagcagcttctcctctctctctgataaTGGAGGCTCTGGAAGAAGCTGAACTCTGCTTCCCCCAGCTCAACACCTCCTGCAGGAAGACGACACATCCTCACTCGGAGACCACGATCATTTACACTGTGCTGTCCTCCATCACTCTGCTGACTGTGGTTCTtaacctgctggtcatcatctcTATCTCACACTTCAGGCAGAGATAAAACTTCTCCACATGGCAtaaaaagattttcattttcagattccAGATACATGAATAAATGGCTTTGAGCTAGGAAACATAATGTTTCATTTAGGTCATGCTGTTCTGCATTTAGCCATTTTACAGATCAACTCATACTGATAGTATTGTAACTGCTAATAAGACTTATGTCAGCAAATTCAACATAAAatactgttttcagtgttgatattctctcatttcaggcagctccacaccaccaccaacctcctcctcctctctctggctgttgcAGACTTCCTTGTGGGTCTCCTGCAGATGCCAGTTCTGCTTCTCCACAACCAAGGCTGCTGGATCCTGGGTGACATTATATGTGCTGTGCATTACTTTTTAGGTTTCCTTGTTATCAGTGTTTCAGTAGGAAACATGGTTCTCATATCAGTTGACCGTTACATAGCAATCTGTGACCCCATGTTTTACTCCACCAAAGTTACTCTGAAAACAGTTcaactctgtgtttgtctgtgttggatATTTTCTTCTGTCCACAGCACTTGGATACTGAGGGATGTCCTCGAACAACCGGGCAGGTATAACTCCTGTTATGGAGATTGTTTGGTTGTTGTCAATTTTGCTGAAGGAGTAGTTGATCTTGTTGTGACCTTCTTAGGCCCCATTGTTGTCATCACACTTTTGTATTTGAGAGTATTTGTGgtggctgtgtctcaggctcGTGCCATGCGCTCTCACATTGCAACCGTCACACTCCAGCGTTCAGAGACTGTAAAAGCTAAGAGATCTGAGATAAAAGCAGCCAGGACTCTTGGTATTGTAGTAGCTGTGTTTCTTCTGTGCTCCTGTCCATATTATAGTTTTGCAGTTGCAGCTGAGAACAACTTGGTAGGGGCGTCATCTGCAGGGATTGAGATTTGGCTGTTGTATTTCAACTCCTGTCTAAACCCAGTGATCTATGTTTTTTTCTACCCCTGGTTCAGAAAGTCTATTAAACACATCGCCACACTTCATATACTGCAGCCAGGCTCCTGTGATACTAATTTCCTATAGAGAGagacttttctctctcctcattccGTCTCTTTTAAGGTGAAATGAATTTTTAAGTTGCTGTTAACTAAATTCAACCGCCTGATAGTCTTCTGCTGACTCTATTAACTATTTCTgttaaatttttttctgtctgtctttttaatttcattctcATGGCAACACAACAAGCTGTATCTGATAGGTTCTTACCTGGTTTTAGTGTACAGTAAGGAATTTGGTGTATATCATTATTTGAAAAACATAGAAAATTATTCTTAAATTTTTTATCTGCTCTCAAACAAAGATATTTAGCCTAAAATCaaagccactggtggagctaaTTGTTCAGACTACTGGTTCACTTCTTATACTATTCAATGTATAGTGACTTTCTCTTGCTGATTCAAAAACCGTGATGTAAATTTTATcctaatttgttattttttgttacTGTAATCAAATGGATTAAACAGGACAAGAACAttgataacaacaacaacaacaacaacaacaacaataataataataataataataataataataataataataataataataataataataatagggcagtggttagcactgttgcctcacagcaagagggttccaggtttgaaccccaGTCTGggctctgtgcctgtgtgggttttctgtgggttctccagtttcctcccacaatcccaaaaacatgcacattaggttaattggctactctacattgcccctatgtgtgagtgtgtgtgttgttgtctgtctttgtgtgtcggccctgcgattgacagggaccagtccagggtgtaccccgcctctcgcctgtagtcagctgggataggctccagctcccccgcgaccctgccagtatagaaaatggatggataataatgacaatagtataataatgaaaaaaattatataatatGAGAATGATGGCATGGTGCAGTATACACCATGTACACTGATAAAAATTATAATATTAGTGGAATAAAATATGAGTATAATACTTTGTATAATGCAAAATAAGCTAGAAGACCAAATGGCTGTGATGAGCTATTTTTCCTGCCAGTGCCATGGACTGTCTTTAAATGGgcacaaattaaaatttaagtTTAATGGTCTTAGTGATGCTTTCAGAGTGTGTGCATTCTTTGAACTAATGAAGCAGTGTTGGCTCTATAGTGAACTGGCCATGCATACTGTAGCTATACTATAGTGCGTTTTTACTGGTATGGATTCATTATCTGCTTGTTAGTTCAAATCTGTAGGACAGCCCAACCTTTAAAAGGGACTGCAAAGAAACTTTTAATAAAAGAGGCCTTGCCCATTTACAAAGGCGTTTTCAGTTATTCTGGCAAATTAGACTCAGGTTGAAGATAGGTGGGGCTAATCTGGAGTTATATGGGGTCATCAAATGAATCAATGATATAGATGTAAAGATGTGATGCAaaatcagcaggagggtccgacagatgtcagtcaaacacagtcTGTCAGGGAGGGGCGCCTTGGGAGTGCACAGCTATTCATTACAATTACCGGCATATACACTATAGTGATAAAATAAACTCAAGTGGACCTAAAAAGCGTTCATTGAAAAGTTTAATACAGTTTGTATTATATGTTCCAACTTATAGTTTTTCATCTTTATAAAATATTACACTTTTAACGTGAATTACAGCAGGTTGTCTTTGAAAATGTAGGAGTAAAACGATTCTTCAAATCAAAACTGAAAAGACAACTTGTAACATGATAACTAGAGACTCGTTTCAATAGTCTGAAgaacacaacatcacaacattattttaatttttttttattataccTCCTTTTTTTCTATGTATTTTGTCTGTGCTTATCCATATTATGTAAAGTGCTTTACAATTTGGAAACAATTGACCAAAATTATCCTAGACACTAACTGACTAAAGACTGAAGTAGTGACTTATTTTAAGTGCCCCTCTCTCTACAGCATGTGTGCATGACGGGAGTCAGGCTGCAGTATCTGAAGTGTAACAATTAGTTTCACTGATTTTCTAAACCAGGGGTAGAAGAAAGCATAGATCACTGGATTTAGACAAGAGTTACAATAAAGAAGCCAGACCAAAAAAGCTGAAAGTGTATTGCTGGCTGATGTGTCCTCACCTAAGAAA
This window harbors:
- the LOC121194607 gene encoding trace amine-associated receptor 13c-like is translated as MEALEEAELCFPQLNTSCRKTTHPHSETTIIYTVLSSITLLTVVLNLLVIISISHFRQLHTTTNLLLLSLAVADFLVGLLQMPVLLLHNQGCWILGDIICAVHYFLGFLVISVSVGNMVLISVDRYIAICDPMFYSTKVTLKTVQLCVCLCWIFSSVHSTWILRDVLEQPGRYNSCYGDCLVVVNFAEGVVDLVVTFLGPIVVITLLYLRVFVVAVSQARAMRSHIATVTLQRSETVKAKRSEIKAARTLGIVVAVFLLCSCPYYSFAVAAENNLVGASSAGIEIWLLYFNSCLNPVIYVFFYPWFRKSIKHIATLHILQPGSCDTNFL